In Mus musculus strain C57BL/6J chromosome 9, GRCm38.p6 C57BL/6J, one genomic interval encodes:
- the Xcr1 gene encoding chemokine XC receptor 1, whose protein sequence is MDSESDALSIPASRVQMESSTAFYDYHDKLSLLCENNVIFFSTISTIVLYSLVFLLSLVGNSLVLWVLVKYENLESLTNIFILNLCLSDLMFSCLLPVLISAQWSWFLGDFFCKFFNMIFGISLYSSIFFLTIMTIHRYLSVVSPISTLGIHTLRCRVLVTSCVWAASILFSIPDAVFHKVISLNCKYSEHHGFLASVYQHNIFFLLSMGIILFCYVQILRTLFRTRSRQRHRTVRLIFTVVVAYFLSWAPYNLTLFLKTGIIQQSCESLQQLDIAMIICRHLAFSHCCFNPVLYVFVGIKFRRHLKHLFQQVWLCRKTSSTVPCSPGTFTYEGPSFY, encoded by the exons ATGGACTCAGAGTCAG ATGCTCTCAGTATCCCTGCATCCCGCGTCCAGATGGAGTCCTCTACAGCCTTTTATGATTATCATGATAAATTGAGTCTTCTATGTGAGAACAATGTCATCTTCTTTTCCACCATCTCTACCATTGTCCTGTACTCTCTGGTATTTCTCCTCAGCCTTGTGGGTAACAGCCTGGTTTTGTGGGTCTTGGTGAAGTATGAGAATCTAGAGTCACTCACCAATATCTTCATCCTCAACCTGTGTCTCTCAGACCTGATGTTCTCCTGTCTACTGCCTGTGTTGATCTCAGCACAATGGAGTTGGTTTCTAGGTGACTTCTTCTGCAAGTTCTTCAACATGATCTTCGGCATCAGCCTCTACAGCAGCATCTTCTTCCTTACCATCATGACCATCCACCGATACCTGTCTGTAGTGAGCCCCATCTCTACTCTGGGTATCCATACCCTCCGCTGCCGTGTGCTGGTGACATCATGTGTGTGGGCAGCCAGCATCCTGTTCTCCATCCCTGATGCTGTCTTCCACAAAGTGATCTCCTTAAATTGTAAATATTCTGAACATCATGGGTTCTTGGCCTCAGTCTACCAGCACaacatcttcttcctcctctccatggGAATCATCCTATTCTGTTATGTACAGATTCTCAGGACTTTGTTTCGCACAAGGTCCAGACAGAGACACCGAACAGTCAGGCTCATCTTCACCGTCGTGGTAGCATACTTCCTCAGCTGGGCTCCCTACAACCTCACACTCTTCCTGAAAACTGGAATCATCCAGCAGAGCTGTGAGAGCCTTCAGCAACTGGACATTGCTATGATTATCTGTCGCCATTTGGCCTTCTCTCATTGCTGTTTCAACCCAGTGCTTTATGTCTTTGTTGGGATCAAGTTCCGCAGACACCTAAAACATCTCTTCCAGCAGGTCTGGCTGTGCCGGAAGACATCCAGCACTGTTCCCTGCTCCCCTGGTACCTTTACATATGAGGGACCCTCCTTCTACTGA